A genomic segment from Tachypleus tridentatus isolate NWPU-2018 unplaced genomic scaffold, ASM421037v1 Hic_cluster_2, whole genome shotgun sequence encodes:
- the LOC143242753 gene encoding uncharacterized protein LOC143242753: MDFSLFERLDHEMSSRADKMLRYCQSQTNVTVATAAAQLTMLAEVVGNVSPKVYGTLLLLPLIFGEDKEDLFKTAEDIITSADLEQHDDLPHPHVVIRGNHPFENNCYAVVEGWQLV, encoded by the exons ATGGACTTCAGTTTATTTGAAAGACTTGACCATGAGATGAGCAGTAGGGCAGACAAGATGCTGAGGTACTGTCAATCACAAACAAATGTAACTGTGGCAACAGCAGCAGCCCAGTTGACAATGCTAGCCGAAGTGGTTGGAAATGTTAGTCCCAAGGTGTATGGCACCCTCTTGCTGCTTCCTCTGATCTTTGGAGAAGATAAAGAAGACCTCTTTAAAACTGCAGAG gaTATCATCACATCTGCTGATTTAGAACAACATGATGACCTACCTCACCCCCATGTAGTCATCAGAG gaAACCATCCATTTGAAAATAACTGCTATGCAGTTGTAGAAGGATGGCAGTTGGTTTGA
- the LOC143242752 gene encoding uncharacterized protein LOC143242752: protein MPSVSEEVKNFLVAALHLTADKMVALEEKLQEFGMENLEDFEFLDPEKDLEGTLNLLACRKLALKLKAHFTANGTESIPSVVGTPKSRNLAAAASPAEQCVTPPPLSLSRDNITPTTSGSGYRREAQSWGERFEIPWQKLPDAVQDACAKGTTPAKTDLFAAVRVLCQEIAKVNPKPGKANLNAIAKKIVDTHPRTFMDSIARYGQVGKGYATLANRLSERFDNLNRCSRGNSFRRKLLEEKKMEVQLVVLRESLPQCCSRIAMAVSGGSLICPTGRLRKARNSRGAGL from the exons ATGCCCTCTGTGTCAGAAGAAGTGAAGAACTTTCTTGTAGCAGCTCTTCATCTTACAGCAGACAAGATGGTAGCACTAGAGGAGAAGCTGCAAGAATTTGGGATGGAAAATCTGGAAGACTTTGAGTTTCTTGATCCTGAGAAAGATCTTGAAGGGACACTAAACCTGCTTGCCTGCAGAAAACTGGCCCTCAAACTGAAAGCCCACTTCACAGCAAATG GCACTGAAAGTATCCCATCAGTTGTTGGGACTCCAAAAAGTAGAAACCTTGCTGCAGCAGCTTCACCAGCCGAACAATGTGTCACACCCCCACCATTGTCACTGTCAAGGGACAATATCACACCAACCACCTCAGGTTCTGGATATAGACGGGAGGCGCAAAGCTGGGGAGAGAGATTCGAAATCCCTTGGCAAAAGCTGCCTGATGCAGTCCAAGACGCTTGTGCCAAAGGGACAACCCCAGCCAAGACTGATCTCTTTGCTGCAGTAAGAGTGTTGTGCCAAGAAATAGCTAAGGTAAATCCCAAACCTGGGAAAGCTAACTTAAATGCTATTGCCAAGAAGATTGTGGATACGCATCCTAGAACCTTCATGGATTCTATAGcacgatatggccaggtggggaAAGGGTATGCTACTCTCGCAAATCGCCTCTCTGAGAGATTTGACAACCTGAATCGTTGTAGCAGAGGCAACTCTTTCCGCAGGAAGCTGCTGGAAGAAAAGAAAATGGAGGTACAACTGGTAGTGCTAAGAGAAAGTCTGCCTCAGTGCTGCAGCAGGATAGCTATGGCTGTATCAGGTGGCAGCCTGATCTGCCCGACGGGGAGACTGAGGAAAGCCAGGAACAGCAGAGGTGCTGGCTTGTAG